The following proteins come from a genomic window of Tepidiforma thermophila:
- the tatB gene encoding Sec-independent protein translocase protein TatB — translation MEFLGIGYQELLLILVLLLVVVGPERLPQMAYQIGRAVRQMQLYARAVRDEFRDEIDYLDEQYRTMRGEIALAQQTLREEQAKLNEGLAEVDATLRAAEAEAGSALAAAPRPEPDGAGDPPAAAGPGGAASPPLVF, via the coding sequence GTGGAGTTCCTGGGCATCGGCTACCAGGAGTTATTGCTCATTCTGGTCCTGCTGCTGGTGGTAGTGGGGCCTGAGCGGTTGCCGCAGATGGCGTACCAGATCGGGCGGGCGGTGCGGCAGATGCAACTGTACGCGCGGGCCGTGCGGGACGAGTTTCGCGACGAGATCGACTACCTTGACGAACAGTACCGGACGATGCGGGGGGAGATTGCCCTGGCTCAACAGACCCTCCGCGAGGAGCAGGCGAAGCTGAACGAGGGACTGGCAGAGGTCGACGCGACGCTGCGGGCCGCGGAGGCCGAAGCCGGGAGCGCGCTGGCGGCGGCGCCGCGTCCAGAGCCGGACGGGGCAGGGGACCCGCCGGCTGCTGCAGGGCCAGGCGGGGCCGCATCGCCGCCGCTGGTGTTCTGA
- the acpP gene encoding acyl carrier protein, whose product MATVFERVRKIVVEQLGVEEDEVVPSASFVDDLNADSLDLVELIMSLEEEFANDVAGLEISDEDAEKIVTVQDAVDYLKDHGVEDK is encoded by the coding sequence GTGGCAACCGTATTCGAACGTGTTCGCAAGATTGTCGTCGAGCAACTCGGCGTGGAGGAGGACGAGGTCGTCCCGAGCGCTTCGTTCGTGGATGACCTGAACGCCGACTCGCTGGACCTTGTCGAGCTGATTATGTCGCTCGAGGAGGAGTTCGCGAACGACGTTGCCGGGCTCGAGATCAGCGATGAAGACGCTGAAAAGATCGTGACCGTGCAGGACGCCGTAGACTACTTGAAGGACCACGGGGTCGAAGACAAGTAA